From one Chanodichthys erythropterus isolate Z2021 chromosome 3, ASM2448905v1, whole genome shotgun sequence genomic stretch:
- the aatka gene encoding serine/threonine-protein kinase LMTK1 isoform X2, with amino-acid sequence MSFGQHLLLNFKDYRVVFGGSPLSELSWPSSLAVVAVSFSGLFTFVFLMLACLCCKKGDISFKEFENTEGEEAQAGLSTLASPSSQNDPEVYILPLTEVSLPVSKQPSKSFQLLKPTDLGRHSLLYIKEMGHGWFGKVLLGEVNAGLSTTQVVVKELKASASVQEQMQFLEEVQPYRVLQHPALLQCLSQCSEVTPYLLVMEHCPLGDVKGYLRSCRATDSVTPDPLILQRMACEIASGLLYLHKHNYIHSDLALRNCLLTSELAVKIGDYGLSHSKYKDDYYVTADQIWVPLRWIAPELIDEVHGNLLVVDQTKASNVWSLGVTIWELFELGNQPYRHYSDRQVLTYAVKEQQLKLPKPLVKVPLCERWYEVMQFCWLQPEQRPVVEEVHLLLSYLCAKGSTEAEEDFEQRWNSLRPSLGSNSSHRTPAPEVASSTSSSFPLLEHFSMADSFQSENGDDILTVTETSHGLNFEYKWEQARAEQPYCSSSASGPLGKNNPHYQDVYYPLSNSTGSCKSESLPLGVSPSYYESDHPGVVPVLSAHSPSVSSEYYIRIEEPVECNINLEDTNLDYSPRVEASNSNLSSTDRRSPIGSQPNAYWSAAKEPISNDYDSDSSLNMEPLQRRVPSSLETDQSEVYFSSNDRQNLQCEQSPQAGPDVHLIRGYGSDSNQQRRGSGSLCHRLETVQESPLGISVSLSSPSLAYCDPYLESNQRTAERSMANEAYYDMMGPIQKNIPRPHYMSIDIDAGDGLLLGTGSPNPEDDDDLFSQNMMTNWNSNHSANNNSLSDRTQAVGFRDAYLDLRHPTPSSHVENLKSRVLETSNSCTYNCIDSLKVHSYMEATDSTPTTSNPHTDSEGGEYLHLCPEGTQDVESSSKCHSVTESQHIHARQKIIAHKHIKNNTSDFHVGVYSRMNPSTLPTNTVVTKENMLLETRISPAQKIKLGTDGSAGVCVKIVSCPKDLPKSVSERNHLTDSGMVPNNSSISLVEINDCSDDCTDIPSGAFADYPLDYAEVGSIEPTHRQLQRETGSRHCEDTINLASSSSPCEAFSPDSYHTSILPKSLDSGYDTENNESPEFILKDLEGNPALSTSVESDECDMVLQMDLDEDVNVMLLHPSNSHLPLISLGERNQYRDSAYFSDYDMENDKSPSEGGNTFFNRQDEDDVFELKAEKEGSEKTVGKEGHSMESEKRNNISVPKDNNSALHAKQFCLKKTNPNLCSSPKLVPMISMLSPFPPEMGGCLTKESTPDDGIGLESDHSAEEPNSECPSSTVSEGSSSTQEASGVEEHSNGDTRDFSSAESLGSDCIIVNFNGEIIQAEEQEACNKVDNPELPREGHNEEKEDEDSVEGGIGQAFSRSKRDDSLENILPALPENLDVPAPLGNGEEADEEDSEDSDESDEELRSYNIQEQSEESDDEFPVVPVIVSDRSSARHLRSLLKMPSILTQSFCDELESKKKAVSFFDDVTVFLFDQESPTGELGDYSFPVEAEPNGQASEVELPRPQDRVTAPEDSPGRNFLEESGAFEWQDDFPLMPSPSTSEPGSEEITTPPNSPNSPVKSPDEKPAPTLSRFSVSRFSITHVSDSDMDSMGGNSENGAQD; translated from the exons GAGTTTGAAAATACGGAGGGGGAGGAGGCCCAAGCTGGCCTTTCCACTTTAGCCTCCCCCAGCTCTCAAAACGACCCCGAGGTTTATATCCTGCCTCTCACGGAGGTCTCACTACCTGTGTCAAAACAGCCCAGCAAGTCAT TTCAGCTCCTGAAGCCTACAGATCTCGGACGCCACAGCCTCCTCTACATAAAAGAAATGGGACATGGCTGGTTTGGCAAG GTTTTGCTGGGGGAGGTTAATGCTGGACTCAGCACCACACAGGTGGTGGTTAAGGAGCTGAAGGCCAGTGCCAGTGTACAGGAGCAGATGCAGTTCCTGGAAGAGGTCCAGCCTTACCG GGTGCTCCAGCATCCAGCTCTCCTGCAGTGTCTATCCCAGTGTTCAGAAGTCACGCCCTACCTGCTGGTTATGGAGCACTGTCCTCTG GGAGATGTTAAAGGATACCTACGTAGCTGTCGGGCCACAGACTCCGTGACCCCTGACCCTTTGATCCTTCAGCGGATGGCCTGCGAGATTGCTTCTGGTCTTCTGTACCTTCACAAACACAATTACATTCACAG TGACCTGGCTCTTAGGAACTGCCTGTTGACCTCAGAGCTGGCAGTGAAAATTGGAGACTATGGCCTCAGCCACAGTAAGTACAAG GATGACTATTATGTAACAGCAGATCAAATATGGGTTCCTCTACGCTGGATTGCCCCAGAGCTTATTGACGAAGTCCACGGCAATCTCTTAGTCGTGGACCAAACCAAGGCCAGCAATGTCTG GTCATTGGGTGTGACAATATGGGAGTTGTTTGAACTGGGGAACCAGCCTTACAGGCACTATTCTGATAGGCAGGTTTTAACATATGCCGTAAAGGAACAGCAGCTCAAACTGCCAAAGCCGTTGGTGAAAGTGCCTCTGTGTGAACGCTG GTATGAGGTAATGCAGTTCTGTTGGCTGCAGCCTGAGCAGAGACCTGTCGTGGAGGAAGTCCATCTACTGCTAAGTTATCTGTGTGCCAAGGGTTCCACTGAGGCTGAGGAGGACTTTGAGCAGCGCTGGAACTCTCTCAGGCCAAGTCTGGGCTCCAACAGCTCTCACAGGACACCTGCACCTGAAGTAGCTTCTTCTACTTCCTCTTCATTTCCTCTACTTGAACACTTCTCTATGGCAGACAGCTTCCAGTCTGAGAATGGGGACGACATATTGACAGTAACTGAGACCAGCCATGGGCTCAACTTTGAGTATAAATGGGAGCAGGCACGAGCAGAGCAGCCCTACTGCTCCTCTTCAGCTAGTGGACCACTGGGAAAGAATAATCCCCATTACCAGGATGTGTATTACCCTCTTAGCAACTCCACAGGTAGCTGCAAGAGTGAGAGCCTCCCTCTAGGGGTCTCTCCATCCTACTATGAGTCAGACCATCCAGGGGTGGTTCCAGTGCTGAGTGCACACAGCCCCTCAGTAAGCAGTGAGTACTACATCCGCATTGAGGAACCAGTTGAGTGCAACATCAACTTAGAAGACACCAATCTTGATTACAGCCCAAGAGTTGAAGCCAGCAACAGTAACTTGTCTTCTACGGACAGGAGGAGCCCCATTGGGTCTCAGCCAAATGCCTACTGGTCAGCAGCTAAAGAACCAATCAGTAATGATTATGATTCAGATAGTAGCCTGAACATGGAGCCACTCCAAAGAAGAGTTCCAAGCTCGTTAGAGACTGACCAGTCAGAAGTGTATTTCTCTTCTAACGACAGGCAGAACTTACAGTGTGAACAGTCACCTCAAGCAGGGCCAGATGTTCATTTGATAAGAGGGTATGGTTCAGATTCTAATCAGCAGAGAAGAGGGTCAGGAAGTCTCTGCCATAGACTGGAGACAGTACAGGAAAGCCCTCTTGGCATTTCAGTCTCTCTTAGTAGTCCCAGCTTGGCATATTGTGATCCATACCTTGAGTCCAACCAGAGAACTGCAGAAAGAAGTATGGCCAATGAGGCCTATTATGACATGATGGGCCCCATTCAAAAGAATATTCCCAGACCCCACTACATGAgtattgatattgatgctggcGATGGCCTTCTTTTGGGCACAGGGAGTCCCAATccagaagatgatgatgatctGTTTTCTCAGAACATGATGACCAACTGGAACTCCAACCACTCAGCAAACAACAACAGTTTAAGCGATCGTACACAAGCTGTGGGTTTTCGAGATGCATACCTTGATTTACGTCACCCAACACCCTCTTCTCATGTTGAGAATTTGAAATCAAGAGTATTGGAAACAAGCAACAGTTGTACATATAATTGCATTGATTCTCTCAAAGTCCACTCATACATGGAAGCCACAGATAGTACACCCACCACTAGCAATCCTCACACCGACTCAGAGGGTGGTGAGTACCTACATTTATGCCCTGAAGGTACTCAGGATGTTGAATCATCTTCCAAATGTCATTCTGTCACAGAAAGTCAGCATATTCATGCACGGCAGAAGATCATTGCTCATAAACATATCAAAAACAATACATCAGACTTCCATGTAGGAGTTTACAGCAGAATGAATCCATCAACTCTTCCAACAAATACTGTAGTGACTAAAGAAAACATGTTACTCGAGACAAGGATATCCCCTGCACAAAAAATTAAACTTGGGACAGATGGTTCTGCtggtgtgtgtgtaaaaattgTGTCATGCCCTAAGGATCTGCCTAAGAGTGTCTCAGAGCGTAACCATTTGACAGACAGCGGGATGGTGCCCAACAACTCCAGTATCAGTCTGGTGGAAATTAATGACTGCAGTGATGACTGCACTGACATCCCCTCTGGAGCTTTTGCAGATTATCCTTTGGACTATGCAGAGGTGGGCAGTATTGAACCGACTCATAGACAGTTACAAAGAGAGACAGGGTCCAGACATTGTGAGGACACAATTAATCTTGCCTCTAGCAGCAGTCCATGTGAGGCCTTCAGCCCTGATAGTTATCACACATCCATTCTGCCGAAATCCCTAGACAGTGGCTATGACACAGAGAACAATGAATCCCCAGAGTTTATCTTGAAAGACCTTGAAGGAAATCCAGCCCTTAGCACCAGTGTAGAATCAGACGAGTGTGACATGGTGCTCCAGATGGACCTAGATGAAGATGTCAATGTAATGCTCCTGCATCCATCCAACAGTCATCTACCACTaatcagccttggtgagaggaATCAGTACAGAGACTCTGCTTATTTTTCTGACTATGACATGGAGAATGACAAGAGCCCCAGTGAAGGGGGCAACACCTTTTTCAATCGCCAAGACGAGGATGATGTCTTTGAGCTCAAAGCAGAAAAGGAGGGCTCAGAAAAGACAGTTGGGAAAGAAGGACATAGCATGGAGAGTGAGAAGAGAAATAACATCTCTGTGCCAAAGGACAACAATTCTGCCCTTCATGCTAAACAGTTTTGTCTTAAAAAGACAAATCCAAATCTGTGTTCATCACCTAAATTGGTTCCAATGATTTCCATGCTTTCTCCTTTTCCTCCAGAGATGGGGGGATGCTTGACCAAGGAGTCAACTCCAGATGATGGTATTGGGTTGGAATCTGATCACTCTGCAGAGGAACCAAACTCAGAATGCCCTTCTTCCACAGTGTCTGAAGGTTCCTCCTCGACACAGGAGGCCTCGGGTGTGGAGGAGCACTCTAATGGAGACACCAGAGATTTTTCCTCAGCAGAGTCACTAGGCTCAGACTGTATCATAGTAAACTTCAATGGGGAGATAATCCAAGCAGAAGAGCAAGAGGCCTGTAACAAAGTGGACAATCCAGAGCTTCCAAGAGAAGGACACAATGAGGAAAAAGAAGATGAGGATTCAGTGGAAGGTGGCATAGGTCAAGCTTTTTCAAGATCAAAGCGTGATGATTCTTTGGAGAACATTCTTCCAGCTTTGCCAGAAAACCTTGATGTCCCAGCTCCACTGGGGAATGGCGAGGAGGCAGACGAGGAGGATTCTGAGGATAGTGACGAGTCTGATGAAGAACTTCGTAGCTACAACATACAGGAGCAGAGTGAAGAGAGTGATGACGAGTTCCCCGTTGTGCCTGTCATTGTGAGCGACCGTAGCAGTGCACGGCATCTACGTAGCCTCCTCAAAATGCCCTCCATACTTACACAGTCCTTCTGCGATGAACTGGAGAGCAAGAAAAAAGCTGTGTCGTTCTTTGATGACGTCACTGTGTTTCTGTTTGACCAG GAGAGCCCCACGGGTGAGCTTGGGGACTACAGTTTTCCTGTGGAGGCAGAACCTAATGGCCAGGCTTCAGAGGTAGAGCTGCCACGACCCCAAGATAGGGTCACTGCCCCTGAGGATTCACCAGGAAGGAATTTCTTAGAAGAAA GTGGTGCATTTGAGTGGCAAGATGATTTTCCATTGATGCCGAGCCCTTCAACATCAGAACCTGGCTCTGAAGAAATCACCACACCACCCAACTCTCCCAACTCTCCTGTCAAGTCTCCAGATGAAAAACCAGCACCAACGCTTTCCCGATTTAGTGTCTCTCGTTTCTCCATTACGCATGTGTCTGACTCTGACATGGACTCCATGGGAG GTAACAGTGAGAATGGAGCCCAGGACTAA
- the aatka gene encoding serine/threonine-protein kinase LMTK1 isoform X4, producing MMVQVQLLKPTDLGRHSLLYIKEMGHGWFGKVLLGEVNAGLSTTQVVVKELKASASVQEQMQFLEEVQPYRVLQHPALLQCLSQCSEVTPYLLVMEHCPLGDVKGYLRSCRATDSVTPDPLILQRMACEIASGLLYLHKHNYIHSDLALRNCLLTSELAVKIGDYGLSHSKYKDDYYVTADQIWVPLRWIAPELIDEVHGNLLVVDQTKASNVWSLGVTIWELFELGNQPYRHYSDRQVLTYAVKEQQLKLPKPLVKVPLCERWYEVMQFCWLQPEQRPVVEEVHLLLSYLCAKGSTEAEEDFEQRWNSLRPSLGSNSSHRTPAPEVASSTSSSFPLLEHFSMADSFQSENGDDILTVTETSHGLNFEYKWEQARAEQPYCSSSASGPLGKNNPHYQDVYYPLSNSTGSCKSESLPLGVSPSYYESDHPGVVPVLSAHSPSVSSEYYIRIEEPVECNINLEDTNLDYSPRVEASNSNLSSTDRRSPIGSQPNAYWSAAKEPISNDYDSDSSLNMEPLQRRVPSSLETDQSEVYFSSNDRQNLQCEQSPQAGPDVHLIRGYGSDSNQQRRGSGSLCHRLETVQESPLGISVSLSSPSLAYCDPYLESNQRTAERSMANEAYYDMMGPIQKNIPRPHYMSIDIDAGDGLLLGTGSPNPEDDDDLFSQNMMTNWNSNHSANNNSLSDRTQAVGFRDAYLDLRHPTPSSHVENLKSRVLETSNSCTYNCIDSLKVHSYMEATDSTPTTSNPHTDSEGGEYLHLCPEGTQDVESSSKCHSVTESQHIHARQKIIAHKHIKNNTSDFHVGVYSRMNPSTLPTNTVVTKENMLLETRISPAQKIKLGTDGSAGVCVKIVSCPKDLPKSVSERNHLTDSGMVPNNSSISLVEINDCSDDCTDIPSGAFADYPLDYAEVGSIEPTHRQLQRETGSRHCEDTINLASSSSPCEAFSPDSYHTSILPKSLDSGYDTENNESPEFILKDLEGNPALSTSVESDECDMVLQMDLDEDVNVMLLHPSNSHLPLISLGERNQYRDSAYFSDYDMENDKSPSEGGNTFFNRQDEDDVFELKAEKEGSEKTVGKEGHSMESEKRNNISVPKDNNSALHAKQFCLKKTNPNLCSSPKLVPMISMLSPFPPEMGGCLTKESTPDDGIGLESDHSAEEPNSECPSSTVSEGSSSTQEASGVEEHSNGDTRDFSSAESLGSDCIIVNFNGEIIQAEEQEACNKVDNPELPREGHNEEKEDEDSVEGGIGQAFSRSKRDDSLENILPALPENLDVPAPLGNGEEADEEDSEDSDESDEELRSYNIQEQSEESDDEFPVVPVIVSDRSSARHLRSLLKMPSILTQSFCDELESKKKAVSFFDDVTVFLFDQESPTGELGDYSFPVEAEPNGQASEVELPRPQDRVTAPEDSPGRNFLEESGAFEWQDDFPLMPSPSTSEPGSEEITTPPNSPNSPVKSPDEKPAPTLSRFSVSRFSITHVSDSDMDSMGGNSENGAQD from the exons ATGATGGTTCAAG TTCAGCTCCTGAAGCCTACAGATCTCGGACGCCACAGCCTCCTCTACATAAAAGAAATGGGACATGGCTGGTTTGGCAAG GTTTTGCTGGGGGAGGTTAATGCTGGACTCAGCACCACACAGGTGGTGGTTAAGGAGCTGAAGGCCAGTGCCAGTGTACAGGAGCAGATGCAGTTCCTGGAAGAGGTCCAGCCTTACCG GGTGCTCCAGCATCCAGCTCTCCTGCAGTGTCTATCCCAGTGTTCAGAAGTCACGCCCTACCTGCTGGTTATGGAGCACTGTCCTCTG GGAGATGTTAAAGGATACCTACGTAGCTGTCGGGCCACAGACTCCGTGACCCCTGACCCTTTGATCCTTCAGCGGATGGCCTGCGAGATTGCTTCTGGTCTTCTGTACCTTCACAAACACAATTACATTCACAG TGACCTGGCTCTTAGGAACTGCCTGTTGACCTCAGAGCTGGCAGTGAAAATTGGAGACTATGGCCTCAGCCACAGTAAGTACAAG GATGACTATTATGTAACAGCAGATCAAATATGGGTTCCTCTACGCTGGATTGCCCCAGAGCTTATTGACGAAGTCCACGGCAATCTCTTAGTCGTGGACCAAACCAAGGCCAGCAATGTCTG GTCATTGGGTGTGACAATATGGGAGTTGTTTGAACTGGGGAACCAGCCTTACAGGCACTATTCTGATAGGCAGGTTTTAACATATGCCGTAAAGGAACAGCAGCTCAAACTGCCAAAGCCGTTGGTGAAAGTGCCTCTGTGTGAACGCTG GTATGAGGTAATGCAGTTCTGTTGGCTGCAGCCTGAGCAGAGACCTGTCGTGGAGGAAGTCCATCTACTGCTAAGTTATCTGTGTGCCAAGGGTTCCACTGAGGCTGAGGAGGACTTTGAGCAGCGCTGGAACTCTCTCAGGCCAAGTCTGGGCTCCAACAGCTCTCACAGGACACCTGCACCTGAAGTAGCTTCTTCTACTTCCTCTTCATTTCCTCTACTTGAACACTTCTCTATGGCAGACAGCTTCCAGTCTGAGAATGGGGACGACATATTGACAGTAACTGAGACCAGCCATGGGCTCAACTTTGAGTATAAATGGGAGCAGGCACGAGCAGAGCAGCCCTACTGCTCCTCTTCAGCTAGTGGACCACTGGGAAAGAATAATCCCCATTACCAGGATGTGTATTACCCTCTTAGCAACTCCACAGGTAGCTGCAAGAGTGAGAGCCTCCCTCTAGGGGTCTCTCCATCCTACTATGAGTCAGACCATCCAGGGGTGGTTCCAGTGCTGAGTGCACACAGCCCCTCAGTAAGCAGTGAGTACTACATCCGCATTGAGGAACCAGTTGAGTGCAACATCAACTTAGAAGACACCAATCTTGATTACAGCCCAAGAGTTGAAGCCAGCAACAGTAACTTGTCTTCTACGGACAGGAGGAGCCCCATTGGGTCTCAGCCAAATGCCTACTGGTCAGCAGCTAAAGAACCAATCAGTAATGATTATGATTCAGATAGTAGCCTGAACATGGAGCCACTCCAAAGAAGAGTTCCAAGCTCGTTAGAGACTGACCAGTCAGAAGTGTATTTCTCTTCTAACGACAGGCAGAACTTACAGTGTGAACAGTCACCTCAAGCAGGGCCAGATGTTCATTTGATAAGAGGGTATGGTTCAGATTCTAATCAGCAGAGAAGAGGGTCAGGAAGTCTCTGCCATAGACTGGAGACAGTACAGGAAAGCCCTCTTGGCATTTCAGTCTCTCTTAGTAGTCCCAGCTTGGCATATTGTGATCCATACCTTGAGTCCAACCAGAGAACTGCAGAAAGAAGTATGGCCAATGAGGCCTATTATGACATGATGGGCCCCATTCAAAAGAATATTCCCAGACCCCACTACATGAgtattgatattgatgctggcGATGGCCTTCTTTTGGGCACAGGGAGTCCCAATccagaagatgatgatgatctGTTTTCTCAGAACATGATGACCAACTGGAACTCCAACCACTCAGCAAACAACAACAGTTTAAGCGATCGTACACAAGCTGTGGGTTTTCGAGATGCATACCTTGATTTACGTCACCCAACACCCTCTTCTCATGTTGAGAATTTGAAATCAAGAGTATTGGAAACAAGCAACAGTTGTACATATAATTGCATTGATTCTCTCAAAGTCCACTCATACATGGAAGCCACAGATAGTACACCCACCACTAGCAATCCTCACACCGACTCAGAGGGTGGTGAGTACCTACATTTATGCCCTGAAGGTACTCAGGATGTTGAATCATCTTCCAAATGTCATTCTGTCACAGAAAGTCAGCATATTCATGCACGGCAGAAGATCATTGCTCATAAACATATCAAAAACAATACATCAGACTTCCATGTAGGAGTTTACAGCAGAATGAATCCATCAACTCTTCCAACAAATACTGTAGTGACTAAAGAAAACATGTTACTCGAGACAAGGATATCCCCTGCACAAAAAATTAAACTTGGGACAGATGGTTCTGCtggtgtgtgtgtaaaaattgTGTCATGCCCTAAGGATCTGCCTAAGAGTGTCTCAGAGCGTAACCATTTGACAGACAGCGGGATGGTGCCCAACAACTCCAGTATCAGTCTGGTGGAAATTAATGACTGCAGTGATGACTGCACTGACATCCCCTCTGGAGCTTTTGCAGATTATCCTTTGGACTATGCAGAGGTGGGCAGTATTGAACCGACTCATAGACAGTTACAAAGAGAGACAGGGTCCAGACATTGTGAGGACACAATTAATCTTGCCTCTAGCAGCAGTCCATGTGAGGCCTTCAGCCCTGATAGTTATCACACATCCATTCTGCCGAAATCCCTAGACAGTGGCTATGACACAGAGAACAATGAATCCCCAGAGTTTATCTTGAAAGACCTTGAAGGAAATCCAGCCCTTAGCACCAGTGTAGAATCAGACGAGTGTGACATGGTGCTCCAGATGGACCTAGATGAAGATGTCAATGTAATGCTCCTGCATCCATCCAACAGTCATCTACCACTaatcagccttggtgagaggaATCAGTACAGAGACTCTGCTTATTTTTCTGACTATGACATGGAGAATGACAAGAGCCCCAGTGAAGGGGGCAACACCTTTTTCAATCGCCAAGACGAGGATGATGTCTTTGAGCTCAAAGCAGAAAAGGAGGGCTCAGAAAAGACAGTTGGGAAAGAAGGACATAGCATGGAGAGTGAGAAGAGAAATAACATCTCTGTGCCAAAGGACAACAATTCTGCCCTTCATGCTAAACAGTTTTGTCTTAAAAAGACAAATCCAAATCTGTGTTCATCACCTAAATTGGTTCCAATGATTTCCATGCTTTCTCCTTTTCCTCCAGAGATGGGGGGATGCTTGACCAAGGAGTCAACTCCAGATGATGGTATTGGGTTGGAATCTGATCACTCTGCAGAGGAACCAAACTCAGAATGCCCTTCTTCCACAGTGTCTGAAGGTTCCTCCTCGACACAGGAGGCCTCGGGTGTGGAGGAGCACTCTAATGGAGACACCAGAGATTTTTCCTCAGCAGAGTCACTAGGCTCAGACTGTATCATAGTAAACTTCAATGGGGAGATAATCCAAGCAGAAGAGCAAGAGGCCTGTAACAAAGTGGACAATCCAGAGCTTCCAAGAGAAGGACACAATGAGGAAAAAGAAGATGAGGATTCAGTGGAAGGTGGCATAGGTCAAGCTTTTTCAAGATCAAAGCGTGATGATTCTTTGGAGAACATTCTTCCAGCTTTGCCAGAAAACCTTGATGTCCCAGCTCCACTGGGGAATGGCGAGGAGGCAGACGAGGAGGATTCTGAGGATAGTGACGAGTCTGATGAAGAACTTCGTAGCTACAACATACAGGAGCAGAGTGAAGAGAGTGATGACGAGTTCCCCGTTGTGCCTGTCATTGTGAGCGACCGTAGCAGTGCACGGCATCTACGTAGCCTCCTCAAAATGCCCTCCATACTTACACAGTCCTTCTGCGATGAACTGGAGAGCAAGAAAAAAGCTGTGTCGTTCTTTGATGACGTCACTGTGTTTCTGTTTGACCAG GAGAGCCCCACGGGTGAGCTTGGGGACTACAGTTTTCCTGTGGAGGCAGAACCTAATGGCCAGGCTTCAGAGGTAGAGCTGCCACGACCCCAAGATAGGGTCACTGCCCCTGAGGATTCACCAGGAAGGAATTTCTTAGAAGAAA GTGGTGCATTTGAGTGGCAAGATGATTTTCCATTGATGCCGAGCCCTTCAACATCAGAACCTGGCTCTGAAGAAATCACCACACCACCCAACTCTCCCAACTCTCCTGTCAAGTCTCCAGATGAAAAACCAGCACCAACGCTTTCCCGATTTAGTGTCTCTCGTTTCTCCATTACGCATGTGTCTGACTCTGACATGGACTCCATGGGAG GTAACAGTGAGAATGGAGCCCAGGACTAA